The DNA segment ATTCGTCTTTACATTCTTCTACCTCGTTTAATTCTAAAAAAAGAATTCTATGTCAGCAAATCACGAACAATCACACGCCGTAGACCATGGTCATGAAGGCGGATTAAATACTAAAATGATCTGGAGAGTTTTCTGGATCCTGCTTGCAGTAACGATCTTCGAAGTATTAATTTCATTCACTTCAATTTCAAAAGATATACTTCTTGTTACATTCATCGTACTTACGATCGTTAAGGCTTACTTCATTGTAGGCTACTTCATGCATTTAAAATTCGAAGCGGTACCAATGAAATGGTCGCTGCTCTTACCATTTATCCTGATCGTTTACCTTATTTTCATAGCAATCTATGAAGGGACAGCATTGGGATTAATTCCTTATTAATTTGAAATGAAAAATCAATTCTGGAAGAGATTAATAATTCCATTTGTGATTTT comes from the Bacteroidota bacterium genome and includes:
- a CDS encoding cytochrome C oxidase subunit IV family protein, producing MSANHEQSHAVDHGHEGGLNTKMIWRVFWILLAVTIFEVLISFTSISKDILLVTFIVLTIVKAYFIVGYFMHLKFEAVPMKWSLLLPFILIVYLIFIAIYEGTALGLIPY